The Rhodococcus triatomae genome includes a window with the following:
- a CDS encoding type Z 30S ribosomal protein S14, producing the protein MAKKALVNKANKKPKFAVRAYTRCQKCGRPHSVFRKFGLCRICLREMAHAGELPGVHKSSW; encoded by the coding sequence ATGGCTAAGAAGGCATTGGTCAACAAGGCCAACAAGAAGCCGAAGTTCGCGGTCCGCGCCTACACCCGCTGCCAGAAGTGCGGTCGCCCGCACTCGGTGTTCCGCAAGTTCGGCCTGTGCCGAATCTGCCTCCGGGAAATGGCACACGCCGGCGAGCTGCCCGGCGTCCACAAGAGCTCCTGGTGA
- the rplW gene encoding 50S ribosomal protein L23, translating to MSTIADPRDILLAPVISEKSYGLMEEGTYTFLVHPDSNKTQIKIAVEKVFGVTVTSVNTANRQGKRKRTRFGYGKRKDTKRALVTISSDSKPIEIFGGPVA from the coding sequence GTGAGCACCATCGCTGACCCCCGCGACATCCTGCTGGCTCCGGTCATCTCCGAGAAGTCCTACGGACTGATGGAGGAAGGTACCTACACCTTCCTGGTGCACCCGGACTCGAACAAGACGCAGATCAAGATTGCCGTCGAGAAGGTTTTCGGCGTCACCGTGACCAGCGTCAACACCGCCAACCGTCAGGGCAAGCGCAAGCGGACCCGGTTCGGTTACGGCAAGCGCAAGGACACCAAGCGCGCGCTCGTGACCATCTCGTCCGACAGCAAGCCCATCGAGATCTTCGGGGGACCGGTCGCCTAG
- a CDS encoding hotdog fold domain-containing protein, with translation MTTTSPTYRAWTKLPDNGLGHALFSVGMCVRVPYFGSILPRVIVMEPGRCEVRAPKWWGIRNHIGTFHAIAACNLAEVAMGMLCEATVPGSHRWIPKGMTVRYLAKAETGLHAVAALETLPDFSAITEGTDLIVPIRILDRAGTEVVHAEITTWITPA, from the coding sequence ATGACGACGACCAGTCCGACCTACCGTGCCTGGACCAAGCTCCCCGACAACGGGCTGGGACACGCTCTGTTCTCCGTGGGGATGTGCGTACGCGTTCCCTACTTCGGTTCGATCCTGCCCCGGGTCATCGTGATGGAGCCGGGCCGCTGCGAGGTCCGCGCACCGAAGTGGTGGGGCATCCGCAACCACATCGGCACCTTCCACGCCATCGCGGCCTGCAACCTCGCAGAGGTGGCGATGGGCATGCTCTGTGAGGCCACCGTTCCCGGTAGCCACCGCTGGATACCCAAGGGAATGACCGTCAGGTACCTGGCCAAGGCGGAGACCGGGCTGCACGCGGTCGCCGCACTGGAGACGCTTCCCGACTTCTCGGCGATCACCGAAGGTACGGACCTGATCGTTCCGATCCGGATTCTCGACCGCGCCGGGACCGAGGTGGTGCATGCCGAGATCACCACGTGGATCACCCCCGCCTGA
- a CDS encoding ABC transporter permease, with translation MTAPKTTGGPASAASGTSGTPVTFPEVTDPRAENSPAAFVSHTLLQTQRLLLRWIRDPSTMVQAIVYPALMLLMLWSVLGISITRATGTPSIFGTAPMMTIVGAMFGSIASGLALRQEWASGLLSRFWVLPVHRASGLTSRLLAEAVRIMLTTVLIVAVGFALGFRFDQGILPGLLMMLIPLLLGLGFATMVTALAVASAKLPLVELLSLFATLLLFFNSGFVPTNAYPTWLQTFVENQPMSCAIDAMRGLSLGGPVAEPLIKTVIWSVGAILLFAYPAVRGFRRAAGTPP, from the coding sequence ATGACGGCGCCGAAGACGACCGGGGGGCCTGCGTCAGCAGCCTCGGGCACCTCGGGGACCCCGGTGACCTTCCCCGAGGTCACCGATCCCCGCGCGGAGAACTCGCCGGCGGCCTTCGTCTCGCACACCCTGCTGCAAACTCAGCGGCTGCTCCTGCGGTGGATCCGCGACCCCAGCACGATGGTCCAGGCCATCGTCTATCCCGCCCTCATGCTCCTGATGCTCTGGTCGGTACTCGGCATCTCGATCACGAGAGCGACCGGCACACCGAGCATCTTCGGTACCGCGCCGATGATGACGATCGTCGGTGCCATGTTCGGGTCGATCGCGAGCGGGTTGGCCTTGCGGCAGGAATGGGCCTCCGGGTTGCTGAGCAGGTTCTGGGTCCTCCCCGTGCACCGTGCGTCCGGGCTGACCAGCCGCCTGCTCGCCGAGGCGGTACGCATCATGCTGACGACGGTGCTCATCGTGGCGGTCGGCTTCGCCCTCGGGTTCCGCTTCGACCAGGGCATTCTTCCCGGGTTGCTGATGATGCTGATTCCGTTGCTGCTCGGATTGGGCTTCGCGACGATGGTGACTGCCCTGGCGGTCGCGAGTGCGAAGCTGCCTCTCGTCGAGTTGCTCTCGCTGTTCGCGACGCTCCTGTTGTTCTTCAACTCCGGGTTCGTACCCACGAACGCGTATCCCACCTGGTTACAGACCTTCGTGGAGAACCAGCCGATGTCGTGCGCGATCGACGCGATGCGGGGCCTGTCCCTCGGCGGCCCGGTGGCGGAGCCACTGATCAAGACGGTGATCTGGTCGGTCGGCGCGATCCTCCTCTTCGCCTACCCGGCCGTGCGCGGATTCCGGCGGGCGGCCGGGACACCTCCGTGA
- the rplV gene encoding 50S ribosomal protein L22 codes for MSNANSSAQLSTETTNPTAKAVARHVRVTPMKARRVVDLVRGRSVEDALNILKFAPQAASEPVAKVIASAAANAENNLDLDPSTLVVATAYVDEGATLKRFQPRAQGRAFRIRKRTSHITVIVESLPKTGTSTRNRRKGSAR; via the coding sequence ATGAGCAACGCGAATAGCTCGGCACAGCTGAGTACTGAAACCACCAATCCCACTGCAAAGGCGGTGGCGCGCCACGTGCGTGTCACGCCGATGAAGGCGCGACGCGTCGTGGACCTGGTTCGTGGACGTTCGGTCGAAGACGCCTTGAACATCCTGAAGTTCGCGCCGCAGGCAGCGAGCGAGCCGGTGGCGAAGGTCATCGCCAGTGCCGCCGCCAACGCCGAGAACAACCTCGACCTCGACCCGAGCACGCTCGTCGTCGCCACCGCGTACGTGGACGAGGGCGCGACCCTCAAGCGGTTCCAGCCGCGGGCACAGGGTCGTGCATTCCGGATCCGCAAGCGGACCAGCCACATCACCGTGATCGTGGAGAGCCTGCCGAAGACCGGAACATCGACCCGTAATCGCCGGAAGGGAAGTGCTCGATAG
- the rplD gene encoding 50S ribosomal protein L4 — MTSTETKLTLDVKAPGGKTNGTVELPAEIFDAPANIALMHQVVVAQLAAARQGTHSTKTRGEVRGGGRKPYRQKGTGRARQGSTRAPQFAGGGIVHGPKPRDYSQRTPKKMKLAALRGALSDRARSERIHVITELVSGQAPSTKNAKAFLGELTDRKKVLLVVGREDVAAIKSVQNLQNVHVLVADQLNTYDVLDSDDIVFSVEALNAFVHGPAESAQEEKKEAAK, encoded by the coding sequence ATGACCAGCACCGAAACCAAGTTGACCCTCGACGTCAAGGCTCCCGGTGGCAAGACCAACGGCACCGTGGAACTGCCCGCCGAGATCTTCGATGCTCCCGCGAACATCGCGCTGATGCATCAGGTCGTCGTCGCGCAGCTCGCCGCCGCACGTCAGGGCACGCACTCCACGAAGACTCGTGGCGAGGTCCGCGGTGGTGGGCGCAAGCCGTACCGCCAGAAGGGCACCGGCCGCGCCCGTCAGGGCTCGACCCGCGCGCCGCAGTTCGCCGGCGGTGGCATCGTCCACGGACCGAAGCCGCGTGACTACAGCCAGCGGACGCCTAAGAAGATGAAGCTCGCCGCCCTGCGCGGTGCGCTCTCCGACCGGGCGCGCAGCGAGCGTATCCACGTGATCACCGAACTGGTGTCGGGCCAGGCCCCGTCCACCAAGAACGCGAAGGCGTTCCTCGGTGAGCTCACCGATCGTAAGAAGGTCCTTCTCGTCGTCGGACGCGAGGACGTCGCCGCGATCAAGAGCGTTCAGAACCTGCAGAACGTGCATGTGCTGGTTGCCGATCAGCTCAACACCTACGACGTGCTCGACAGCGACGACATCGTGTTCAGCGTGGAAGCGCTCAACGCCTTCGTCCACGGGCCCGCCGAGAGTGCACAGGAAGAGAAGAAGGAGGCGGCCAAGTGA
- the rplB gene encoding 50S ribosomal protein L2 codes for MAIRKYKPTTPGRRGSSVSDFAEITRSTPEKSLVRPLHGRGGRNAHGRITTRHKGGGHKRAYRLIDFRRNDKDGVPAKVAHIEYDPNRTARIALLHYADGEKRYIIAPKGLVQGSPIESGPTADIKPGNNLPLRNIPTGTTVHAVELRPGGGAKMARSAGASIQLLGKEGPYATLRMPSGEIRRVDVRCRATVGEVGNAEQSNINWGKAGRMRWKGKRPTVRGVVMNPVDHPHGGGEGKTSGGRHPVSPWGKPEGRTRKNKASDKLIVRRRRTGKKR; via the coding sequence ATGGCAATCCGTAAGTACAAGCCGACTACGCCGGGCCGCCGCGGCTCGAGCGTCTCGGACTTCGCCGAGATCACGCGGTCGACCCCCGAGAAGTCGCTGGTTCGCCCGCTGCACGGGCGCGGTGGACGTAACGCCCACGGTCGCATCACCACCCGGCACAAGGGTGGCGGACACAAGCGCGCCTACCGGCTGATCGATTTCCGTCGCAACGACAAGGACGGCGTGCCGGCCAAGGTCGCTCACATCGAGTACGACCCCAACCGCACCGCTCGCATCGCTCTGCTGCACTACGCAGACGGTGAGAAGCGCTACATCATCGCCCCCAAGGGCCTGGTGCAGGGCTCGCCCATCGAGTCGGGCCCGACGGCCGACATCAAGCCGGGCAACAACCTGCCGCTGCGCAACATCCCGACCGGTACCACCGTGCACGCGGTGGAGCTGCGTCCGGGTGGTGGCGCCAAGATGGCCCGTTCCGCAGGCGCGAGCATCCAGCTCCTCGGTAAGGAAGGCCCGTACGCCACGCTGCGTATGCCTTCCGGCGAGATCCGTCGCGTCGACGTGCGCTGCCGCGCCACCGTCGGCGAGGTCGGCAACGCCGAGCAGAGCAACATCAACTGGGGCAAGGCCGGCCGTATGCGCTGGAAGGGCAAGCGCCCCACCGTCCGTGGTGTCGTGATGAACCCGGTCGACCACCCGCACGGTGGTGGTGAGGGTAAGACCTCCGGTGGTCGCCACCCCGTCAGCCCCTGGGGTAAGCCCGAAGGGCGTACCCGCAAGAACAAGGCGAGCGACAAGCTCATCGTCCGTCGTCGCCGTACCGGCAAGAAGCGCTAG
- the rpsC gene encoding 30S ribosomal protein S3 — translation MGQKINPHGFRLGITTDWKSRWYADKQYAEYVKEDVAIRKLLATGMERAGIAKVEIERTRDRVRVDIHTARPGIVIGRRGAEADRIRAELEKLTGKQVQLNILEVKNPESEAQLVAQGVAEQLSNRVAFRRAMRKAIQSAMRQPNVKGIRVQCSGRLGGAEMSRSEFYREGRVPLHTLRADIDYGLYEAKTTFGRIGVKVWIYKGDIVGGKRELAANVAAPAGDRPRRERPSRPRRSGSAGTTATSTEAGRAATATADAPATTEQKEG, via the coding sequence GTGGGCCAGAAAATCAACCCGCACGGCTTCCGTCTCGGCATCACGACCGACTGGAAGTCCCGCTGGTACGCAGACAAGCAGTACGCGGAGTACGTCAAGGAAGACGTCGCCATCCGCAAGCTCCTCGCCACCGGCATGGAGCGCGCGGGCATCGCGAAGGTCGAGATCGAGCGCACCCGTGACCGTGTTCGTGTGGACATCCACACGGCTCGTCCGGGCATCGTCATCGGCCGCCGCGGCGCCGAGGCCGATCGCATCCGCGCCGAGCTCGAGAAGCTCACGGGCAAGCAGGTCCAGCTCAACATCCTCGAGGTGAAGAACCCCGAGTCCGAGGCCCAGCTAGTCGCGCAGGGCGTCGCCGAGCAGCTGTCCAACCGTGTCGCTTTCCGTCGCGCCATGCGCAAGGCCATCCAGTCGGCCATGCGTCAGCCGAACGTCAAGGGCATCCGGGTGCAGTGCTCCGGCCGTCTGGGCGGTGCCGAGATGAGCCGCTCCGAGTTCTACCGCGAGGGTCGGGTTCCGCTGCACACGCTGCGTGCGGACATCGACTACGGCCTCTACGAGGCCAAGACCACCTTCGGCCGCATCGGCGTGAAGGTCTGGATCTACAAGGGCGACATCGTCGGTGGCAAGCGCGAGCTCGCCGCCAACGTGGCAGCGCCCGCGGGCGACCGTCCGCGGCGTGAGCGCCCCAGCCGTCCGCGCCGTTCCGGTTCCGCCGGCACGACCGCGACCAGCACCGAGGCCGGCCGCGCCGCGACCGCCACCGCCGATGCACCCGCCACGACTGAACAGAAGGAGGGCTGA
- the rpsJ gene encoding 30S ribosomal protein S10, whose protein sequence is MAGQKIRIRLKAYDHEAIDASARKIVETVTRTGARVVGPVPLPTEKNVYCVIRSPHKYKDSREHFEMRTHKRLIDILDPTPKTVDALMRIDLPASVDVNIQ, encoded by the coding sequence GTGGCGGGACAGAAGATCCGCATCAGGCTCAAGGCCTACGACCATGAGGCGATCGACGCGTCGGCGCGCAAGATCGTCGAGACGGTGACCCGTACCGGGGCCCGTGTCGTCGGACCGGTGCCGTTGCCGACCGAAAAGAACGTGTACTGCGTCATCCGCTCGCCGCACAAGTACAAGGACTCGCGCGAGCACTTCGAGATGCGTACTCACAAGCGGCTTATCGACATCCTCGACCCGACGCCCAAGACGGTGGACGCACTCATGCGTATCGACCTTCCGGCGAGCGTCGACGTAAACATCCAGTGA
- the rplX gene encoding 50S ribosomal protein L24 has protein sequence MKVHKGDTVLVIAGKDKGAKGKVIQAFPATDKILVEGVNRIKKHTAVSANERGASSGGIVTQEAPIHVSNVAVIDSDGNPTRVGYRTDEETGKRVRISRKNGKDI, from the coding sequence ATGAAGGTGCACAAGGGTGACACCGTGCTGGTCATCGCCGGCAAGGACAAGGGCGCGAAGGGCAAGGTCATCCAGGCCTTCCCGGCGACCGACAAGATCCTCGTCGAAGGCGTGAACCGCATCAAGAAGCACACCGCTGTTTCCGCGAACGAGCGCGGCGCCTCCTCGGGCGGCATCGTGACGCAGGAAGCCCCGATCCACGTTTCCAACGTCGCGGTCATCGACTCGGACGGCAACCCCACTCGCGTGGGCTACCGGACCGACGAGGAGACCGGCAAGCGCGTTCGGATTTCCCGGAAGAACGGGAAGGACATCTGA
- the rplC gene encoding 50S ribosomal protein L3: MTNQIKGLLGTKLGMTQVFDENNRVVPVTVVKAGPNVVTQIRTEERDGYSAVQLAFGAIDPRKVNKPTSGQFAKAGVTPRRHIVEFRVPDTSEYEVGQELSAEVFEDGAFVDVTGTSKGKGFAGTMKRHGFSGQGASHGAQAVHRRPGSIGGCATPGRVFKGMRMSGRMGSDRITTQNLSVYKVDAENGLLLIKGAIPGRKGGLVIVKSAVKGGARA; encoded by the coding sequence ATGACTAACCAGATCAAGGGACTTCTGGGCACCAAGCTCGGCATGACCCAGGTCTTCGACGAGAACAACCGGGTCGTTCCGGTCACCGTCGTCAAGGCCGGTCCGAATGTCGTCACCCAGATCCGCACCGAGGAGCGCGACGGCTACAGCGCCGTGCAGCTCGCGTTCGGCGCCATCGACCCCCGCAAGGTGAACAAGCCGACTTCCGGCCAGTTCGCCAAGGCCGGCGTCACGCCGCGTCGTCACATCGTCGAGTTCCGCGTTCCCGACACCTCGGAGTACGAGGTCGGCCAGGAACTCAGCGCCGAGGTGTTCGAGGACGGCGCTTTCGTCGACGTCACCGGAACCAGCAAGGGCAAGGGCTTCGCCGGAACCATGAAGCGGCACGGCTTCTCCGGTCAGGGCGCCTCGCACGGTGCTCAGGCCGTGCACCGTCGCCCCGGCTCGATCGGTGGCTGTGCCACTCCCGGCCGTGTCTTCAAGGGCATGCGGATGTCCGGTCGCATGGGTAGCGACCGGATCACGACGCAGAACCTCTCCGTCTACAAGGTGGACGCCGAGAACGGTCTGCTGCTGATCAAGGGTGCGATCCCCGGCCGCAAGGGTGGCCTCGTGATCGTCAAGAGCGCAGTGAAGGGTGGTGCGCGGGCATGA
- the rplE gene encoding 50S ribosomal protein L5 yields MTSTENKIVPRLKTRYREEIRDELNKQFDYANVMQIPGVVKVVVNMGVGDAARDAKLINGAVSDLALITGQKPEIRKARKSIAQFKLREGMPIGARVTLRGDRMWEFLDRLVSIALPRIRDFRGLNGNQFDGNGNYTFGLNEQSMFHEIDVDKIDRPRGMDITVVTTATNNEEGRALLKQLGFPFKEN; encoded by the coding sequence ATGACCTCCACCGAGAACAAGATCGTTCCGCGGCTCAAGACTCGCTACCGCGAGGAGATCCGCGACGAGCTGAACAAGCAGTTCGACTACGCCAACGTGATGCAGATCCCCGGCGTCGTCAAGGTCGTCGTCAACATGGGTGTCGGTGACGCAGCTCGCGACGCCAAGCTCATCAACGGCGCCGTCAGCGACCTGGCACTCATCACCGGCCAGAAGCCCGAGATCCGCAAGGCTCGTAAGTCCATCGCGCAGTTCAAGCTGCGCGAGGGCATGCCGATCGGTGCGCGCGTCACGCTGCGCGGCGACCGGATGTGGGAGTTCCTCGACCGCCTGGTGTCCATCGCACTGCCCCGAATCAGGGACTTCCGCGGACTCAACGGCAACCAGTTCGACGGGAACGGCAACTACACCTTCGGTCTCAACGAGCAGTCGATGTTCCACGAGATCGACGTGGACAAGATCGACCGTCCGCGCGGTATGGACATCACCGTGGTGACCACGGCGACCAACAACGAAGAAGGCCGTGCCCTGCTCAAGCAGCTCGGCTTCCCGTTCAAGGAGAACTGA
- a CDS encoding ATP-binding cassette domain-containing protein encodes MPAPDAAVLVEGIEKSFGDVRALRGVSFEAPRGSVLGVLGPNGAGKTTTVNVLSTLLRPDAGRAVVAGHDVVTDAAQVRRSIMMTGQYAALDESLTGRENLVLFGRLLGLTRANARARAAELLEQFDLVDAGDRKVSGYSGGMRRRVDIACGLVTRPSVVFLDEPTTGLDPRSRQGVWSLVSTLKKQGITILLTTQYLEEADLLSDNIVVIDKGTVIAEGTADQLKARTGGSYCEVVPLRLGDLPRVREVLVSLCPPERIIETGHDRLSIPAPYGARTLAEVLRRLDVARIELADIALRRPSLDDVFLALTGHGAVLEEAPQHEAPRR; translated from the coding sequence ATGCCTGCACCCGACGCGGCCGTCCTGGTCGAAGGAATCGAGAAGTCCTTCGGGGACGTCCGGGCCCTGCGTGGAGTCAGTTTCGAGGCCCCACGAGGCAGCGTCCTCGGTGTCCTCGGACCCAACGGCGCGGGAAAGACGACGACGGTCAACGTGCTGTCGACGCTCCTGCGTCCGGACGCCGGGCGCGCCGTGGTGGCGGGACACGACGTGGTCACCGACGCCGCACAGGTCCGACGATCGATCATGATGACGGGCCAGTACGCCGCCCTCGACGAATCACTCACCGGACGTGAGAATCTCGTGCTGTTCGGGCGGCTGCTCGGCCTCACCCGCGCCAACGCCAGAGCACGCGCTGCCGAACTCCTCGAACAGTTCGATCTGGTGGACGCCGGAGATCGCAAGGTCTCCGGCTACTCCGGCGGCATGCGGCGCAGGGTGGACATCGCGTGTGGTCTGGTGACCCGGCCTTCGGTGGTGTTCCTCGACGAGCCGACCACCGGCCTCGATCCCCGTAGTCGCCAGGGGGTGTGGTCACTGGTGTCCACGCTCAAGAAGCAGGGCATCACCATCCTGCTCACGACGCAGTACCTCGAGGAAGCAGATCTGCTCAGCGACAACATCGTCGTCATCGACAAGGGCACGGTGATCGCGGAGGGCACCGCGGACCAACTCAAGGCGCGCACCGGCGGTTCCTACTGTGAGGTGGTGCCGTTGCGGCTCGGCGATCTGCCCCGGGTGCGCGAGGTACTGGTGTCGTTGTGCCCACCCGAGCGGATCATCGAGACCGGGCACGACCGGTTGTCCATCCCGGCACCGTACGGTGCGCGAACTCTCGCCGAAGTGCTCCGGCGCCTCGACGTGGCCCGCATCGAACTGGCCGACATCGCCCTGCGCCGGCCGTCGCTCGACGACGTGTTCCTCGCGCTCACCGGGCACGGTGCCGTGCTCGAGGAAGCCCCGCAGCACGAGGCTCCTCGGCGATGA
- a CDS encoding ABC transporter permease — translation MSSTAVATRARAGRHRAPEPTWLRQWSALSGRSLHTMWISGQFFIAVIAPLIFTVGFYLPLRLVMRFQGIDYAQFVMPIIVLQAMAFTAISAAHRAATEASNGMKSRFQTMPVAVGVPLGARMTACFVHSSISLVAAIGYGLVIGFRFQGGLTYTIGFCALAMLVGFTLTAGADALGTLTKSPEVTSQALTLPQLILGMFSSGFVPVEQFPSWAQGFVRNQPISQFAGAMRAMSEGAITLPVLLPSLLWCAGLAGVFIPLSIWANVRRG, via the coding sequence ATGAGCTCGACGGCAGTGGCCACCCGGGCCAGGGCCGGGCGGCATCGCGCACCGGAGCCGACATGGCTGCGGCAGTGGAGCGCGCTGTCCGGCCGGAGCCTGCACACGATGTGGATCAGCGGGCAGTTCTTCATCGCGGTCATCGCGCCACTGATATTCACGGTCGGCTTCTACCTCCCACTGCGCCTGGTGATGCGGTTCCAGGGCATCGACTACGCGCAGTTCGTGATGCCGATCATCGTGCTGCAGGCCATGGCGTTCACGGCGATCTCCGCGGCCCACCGCGCGGCGACCGAGGCGTCGAACGGGATGAAGTCGCGATTCCAGACGATGCCCGTCGCGGTGGGTGTCCCACTGGGTGCGCGGATGACCGCCTGCTTCGTCCACTCCTCCATCTCGCTGGTCGCGGCCATCGGCTACGGACTCGTGATCGGATTCCGCTTCCAGGGCGGGCTGACGTACACGATCGGCTTCTGCGCCCTGGCCATGCTCGTCGGCTTCACCCTGACGGCAGGCGCGGATGCCCTGGGCACTCTGACGAAGAGCCCCGAGGTGACCAGCCAGGCACTGACACTCCCCCAGCTGATCCTGGGCATGTTCTCCTCCGGTTTCGTCCCGGTGGAACAGTTCCCTTCGTGGGCACAGGGATTCGTCCGGAATCAGCCGATCTCCCAGTTCGCGGGCGCGATGCGGGCAATGAGTGAGGGCGCGATCACCCTTCCCGTACTGCTGCCGTCACTGCTCTGGTGCGCAGGACTCGCGGGTGTGTTCATCCCGCTGTCGATCTGGGCGAATGTGAGGCGAGGATGA
- the rplP gene encoding 50S ribosomal protein L16: protein MLIPRRVKHRKQHHPSRSGAAKGGTRVTFGDYGIQALEPAYITNRQIESARIAMTRHIKRGGKIWINIFPDRPLTKKPAETRMGSGKGSPEWWVANVKPGRVLFEMSYPNEEIAREALRRAMHKLPCKCRIVTREEQF from the coding sequence ATGTTGATCCCACGGCGGGTCAAGCACCGCAAGCAGCACCATCCGAGCCGTTCGGGTGCCGCCAAGGGTGGGACCCGGGTGACCTTCGGTGACTACGGCATCCAGGCTCTCGAGCCGGCTTACATCACCAACCGGCAGATCGAGTCCGCTCGTATCGCCATGACCCGGCACATCAAGCGTGGCGGCAAGATCTGGATCAACATCTTCCCGGATCGCCCGCTCACCAAGAAGCCGGCCGAGACCCGCATGGGTTCCGGTAAGGGTTCGCCGGAGTGGTGGGTCGCGAACGTCAAGCCCGGTCGGGTTCTGTTCGAGATGAGCTACCCGAACGAGGAGATCGCCCGCGAGGCCCTGCGCCGCGCGATGCACAAGCTCCCGTGCAAGTGCCGGATCGTCACGAGGGAGGAGCAGTTCTGA
- the rpmC gene encoding 50S ribosomal protein L29, which yields MATGTPAAELRELTEEELVTRLRESKEELFNLRFQMATGQMDNNRRLRTVRHEIARIYTVLRERELGLAVGPDAGDAA from the coding sequence ATGGCTACCGGAACCCCCGCAGCCGAGCTCCGCGAGCTCACCGAGGAAGAGCTGGTCACCCGGCTCCGTGAGTCGAAGGAAGAGCTGTTCAACCTTCGCTTCCAGATGGCCACCGGCCAGATGGACAACAATCGCCGACTTCGTACGGTTCGCCACGAGATCGCGCGCATCTACACCGTTCTGCGTGAGCGTGAGCTCGGGCTGGCCGTCGGTCCGGACGCAGGTGACGCGGCATGA
- the rplN gene encoding 50S ribosomal protein L14, with protein sequence MIQQESRLRVADNTGAKEILCIRVLGGSSRRYAGIGDVIVATVKDAIPGGNIKKGEVVKAVIVRTVKERRRPDGSYIKFDENAAVLIKPDNDPRGTRIFGPVGRELREKKFMKIVSLAPEVL encoded by the coding sequence GTGATTCAGCAGGAGTCGCGGCTTCGCGTCGCCGACAACACGGGTGCTAAGGAGATTCTCTGCATCCGCGTTCTCGGTGGCTCTTCGCGCCGCTACGCCGGGATCGGTGACGTCATCGTCGCCACCGTCAAGGACGCCATCCCTGGTGGAAACATCAAGAAGGGTGAGGTCGTCAAGGCCGTCATCGTTCGTACCGTCAAGGAGCGTCGCCGTCCGGACGGTTCCTACATCAAGTTCGACGAGAACGCCGCTGTCCTGATCAAGCCGGACAACGACCCTCGTGGAACCCGCATCTTCGGCCCCGTCGGCCGTGAGCTGCGTGAGAAGAAGTTCATGAAGATCGTCTCCCTCGCTCCGGAGGTGCTGTGA
- the rpsS gene encoding 30S ribosomal protein S19: MPRSLKKGPFVDDHLLAKVDVQNEKGTKQVIKTWSRRSTIIPDFIGHTFAVHDGRKHVPVFVSDSMVGHKLGEFAPTRTFKGHIKDDRKSKRR; the protein is encoded by the coding sequence ATGCCACGCAGCCTGAAGAAGGGCCCGTTCGTCGATGACCACCTCCTTGCGAAGGTGGACGTGCAGAACGAGAAGGGAACCAAGCAGGTCATCAAGACCTGGTCCCGTCGTTCCACGATCATCCCGGACTTCATCGGCCACACGTTCGCGGTGCACGACGGCCGCAAGCACGTTCCCGTGTTCGTCTCCGACTCGATGGTCGGGCACAAGCTCGGGGAGTTCGCACCGACCCGCACGTTCAAGGGTCACATCAAGGACGACCGGAAGAGCAAGCGCCGATGA
- the rpsQ gene encoding 30S ribosomal protein S17: protein MSEEKAVSTEERGSRKVRVGYVVSDKMEKTIVVELEDRVKHPLYGKIIRRTSKVKAHDENGVAGIGDRVQLMETRPLSATKHWRLVEVLEKAK, encoded by the coding sequence ATGAGTGAGGAAAAGGCAGTGAGCACAGAAGAGCGCGGCAGCCGCAAGGTCCGCGTCGGATACGTGGTCTCCGACAAGATGGAGAAGACCATCGTGGTCGAGCTCGAGGACCGGGTCAAGCACCCGCTCTACGGCAAGATCATCCGGCGCACCAGCAAGGTCAAGGCCCACGACGAGAACGGTGTCGCCGGTATCGGCGACCGCGTCCAGCTGATGGAAACCCGTCCGCTGTCCGCGACGAAGCACTGGCGTCTCGTCGAGGTCCTCGAGAAGGCCAAGTAA